A window of the Butyricimonas faecalis genome harbors these coding sequences:
- a CDS encoding ferritin translates to MLSENLVKAFNAQINAEMWSSNLYLSMSVYFAQNGYDGMASWMRAQSKEELDHAYEMIDFVIKRNENVEIGQINVVPTAWGSVLEVFEHVYQHECHVSKLIDDLLDVAIKENDKAAQNFINKFVNEQVEEEATAQTIVDRIKMMNGHNLIYLDDKLGERK, encoded by the coding sequence ATGTTGAGCGAAAATTTAGTAAAGGCGTTTAATGCTCAGATTAATGCTGAGATGTGGTCATCAAACTTGTATTTGTCAATGTCCGTGTATTTTGCACAGAATGGATACGACGGGATGGCATCATGGATGAGAGCACAATCAAAAGAGGAGTTGGATCATGCTTACGAAATGATTGACTTCGTGATCAAACGGAACGAAAACGTGGAAATCGGTCAGATCAACGTGGTTCCTACGGCATGGGGTTCTGTTTTGGAAGTATTCGAGCATGTTTATCAACACGAGTGCCATGTTTCTAAATTGATTGATGATTTGTTGGATGTTGCCATCAAGGAGAATGATAAGGCTGCCCAGAATTTTATCAATAAATTCGTGAACGAGCAAGTTGAAGAAGAGGCTACCGCCCAGACTATCGTTGACAGAATCAAGATGATGAATGGTCATAACTTGATTTATCTGGATGATAAATTAGGGGAACGGAAATAA
- a CDS encoding cobyrinate a,c-diamide synthase, giving the protein MKQKPLIMIGAATSGCGKTTFTLGLLRLLRNRGMKVQPFKCGPDYIDTKHHAMAAGEESVNLDTYMASKAHVQELYARYGAASDVCVTEGVMGLFDGYDGMKGSSAEIAELIGIPVVLVLNAKSTAYSVAPVLYGFKHFYPAIRVVGVVFNFVASEAHYVYLQQACADAGVEALGYIPKDESIVIPSRHLGLSIDERFCFDAFADRVAEVIAKTVNVDRLLELCTVEFPGEQAEDVLCPGNRKIAVARDEAFNFMYRENVEALKRAGEVVFFSPLRDKSLPDADLVYLPGGYPELHLPELTANEGMRQSVREYCEAGGRVLAECGGMMYLCDSITDSDGKVYPMAGVLKQGATMEQMKLKLGYREVRVNDQSVRGHEFHYSRVLSGKEKIPVMGTVYNAKNMVVDTPVYAYKNVLASYIHFYWGECGVDRFLMLLGQR; this is encoded by the coding sequence ATGAAACAAAAACCGTTAATCATGATCGGGGCTGCTACTTCCGGTTGCGGGAAAACGACATTCACGTTAGGTCTGTTGCGATTGTTGCGGAATCGGGGAATGAAGGTACAGCCTTTTAAGTGCGGACCGGATTATATAGATACGAAACATCATGCGATGGCCGCGGGGGAGGAATCCGTGAATTTGGATACTTACATGGCATCGAAGGCACATGTGCAGGAGTTGTATGCCCGATATGGAGCGGCGAGTGATGTCTGTGTGACGGAAGGCGTGATGGGGTTGTTTGACGGGTATGACGGGATGAAAGGGAGTAGTGCGGAGATTGCCGAGTTGATAGGGATTCCCGTTGTGCTGGTACTTAACGCAAAGTCCACGGCTTATTCCGTGGCTCCGGTGTTGTATGGTTTTAAGCACTTTTATCCGGCCATCCGGGTTGTCGGGGTCGTGTTTAACTTCGTGGCGTCGGAGGCGCATTACGTTTATTTGCAACAGGCTTGTGCGGATGCCGGGGTGGAGGCTTTGGGGTATATTCCGAAAGATGAGAGTATTGTTATCCCGTCCCGGCATTTGGGGTTGTCGATTGATGAGAGGTTTTGTTTTGATGCGTTTGCGGATCGGGTGGCCGAAGTGATCGCGAAGACGGTGAATGTTGATCGTTTGCTGGAACTTTGCACGGTGGAATTTCCCGGGGAGCAGGCAGAAGACGTTCTTTGTCCCGGAAATAGGAAGATTGCCGTTGCCCGGGATGAGGCATTTAATTTCATGTACCGGGAGAACGTGGAAGCCTTGAAGCGAGCCGGAGAGGTGGTGTTTTTTAGTCCGCTGCGTGATAAAAGTTTGCCGGATGCCGATCTTGTCTATTTGCCCGGAGGGTACCCGGAATTGCATTTGCCTGAATTGACTGCTAACGAGGGGATGCGGCAGTCCGTCCGGGAGTATTGCGAGGCCGGGGGACGGGTATTGGCGGAGTGTGGGGGAATGATGTATTTGTGTGACTCGATTACAGATAGTGATGGGAAGGTTTACCCCATGGCAGGCGTGTTGAAACAAGGGGCGACGATGGAGCAGATGAAATTGAAATTGGGCTACCGGGAAGTTCGTGTGAACGATCAAAGCGTTCGGGGACATGAATTTCATTATTCTAGAGTATTGTCAGGAAAGGAGAAAATCCCCGTGATGGGCACGGTATATAATGCCAAGAATATGGTGGTTGACACGCCGGTATATGCCTATAAGAACGTCTTGGCAAGTTATATCCATTTTTACTGGGGCGAGTGTGGAGTGGATCGTTTTTTAATGTTATTAGGACAAAGATGA
- a CDS encoding pyridoxal phosphate-dependent aminotransferase has protein sequence MLNGHGDDIYKSSTEIKANFSTNVWYDADTDLLRSILTTHIDKIFHYPEPAAESFVQEVARHHNLQPQNVIAGNGATELFYLIAHAFEGSKTILPIPSFSEYEDACTLYRHQQIFVPLKNFQAGPADLMFICNPNNPDGHVWQLEEIENILQQYPQMTLVVDESFIDFAPTAQPCESLLVRYPNLLVIHSMTKSYAIPGLRLGYMLGNEDLIDRIRRFTHPWNVNALAIEIGKFLLQNGKYLLPDTGRLLKRKENFVRAFDELPGYTPVPSETSFFLIHTIHKSPELKQKLLEQFGILIRDASNFRGLDEHYFRVNTLSEEKNQMLLRALRLLPITNL, from the coding sequence ATGCTGAACGGACACGGAGACGATATATACAAATCAAGCACAGAAATAAAAGCCAATTTCTCTACCAACGTATGGTATGACGCGGACACGGATCTTCTCCGTTCCATACTGACCACACACATCGACAAGATATTCCACTACCCGGAGCCTGCCGCCGAATCATTCGTGCAGGAAGTTGCCCGACACCACAATCTGCAACCACAAAACGTGATTGCCGGGAACGGTGCCACGGAATTGTTTTACCTGATCGCACACGCGTTCGAAGGCAGTAAAACCATCCTCCCCATCCCCTCTTTCTCTGAGTACGAGGACGCTTGCACCCTTTATAGGCACCAACAGATATTCGTACCCTTGAAAAACTTTCAGGCAGGTCCCGCGGACTTGATGTTTATCTGCAACCCCAACAATCCCGACGGACACGTGTGGCAACTGGAAGAGATTGAAAATATTTTACAACAATACCCTCAAATGACACTGGTCGTGGACGAATCCTTTATTGATTTCGCCCCGACGGCGCAACCGTGCGAATCCCTGTTGGTCCGCTATCCCAACTTACTGGTCATTCATTCCATGACCAAAAGTTATGCCATCCCCGGGTTACGCCTGGGATACATGTTGGGTAACGAAGACCTGATCGATCGAATCAGACGGTTCACTCACCCGTGGAACGTGAACGCACTAGCCATAGAGATCGGGAAGTTTCTACTACAAAACGGTAAATACCTTCTGCCCGACACCGGCAGGCTACTCAAGCGTAAAGAGAACTTTGTACGTGCCTTCGACGAACTTCCCGGGTACACTCCCGTACCTTCGGAAACCTCTTTTTTCCTTATTCACACGATACATAAATCCCCCGAGTTGAAACAGAAACTCCTGGAACAATTTGGAATACTGATCCGGGATGCCTCGAATTTCAGAGGTCTGGACGAACATTACTTTCGGGTAAACACACTCTCGGAGGAAAAGAACCAAATGCTACTCCGGGCATTGAGATTATTACCTATCACTAATTTATAA
- the cbiB gene encoding adenosylcobinamide-phosphate synthase CbiB, with translation MFSIVIIPLVIGYLLDLIFGDPRKLPHPIVAFGNIIGWCERHFNKGKHKKRNGCLVALILPLSTLLLGGLIAWGSWLLHPLAYYGVASVFVFYGLANHSLIQEGGEVIRTLEEQGLEAGRKRLSWIVGRDTSQLPPKKIYTAVLETMAENLSDGVVAPLFFYALGGFPAMMTYKMVNTLDSMIGYKDARYKDFGCCSAHLDDVLNYIPARLTALLIALAGYRKGIFSFIRKYARQHASPNSGYPESAMAGILDCRFGGPNIYHGILVEKPYIGTNDRELSVNDYKRATRINQTVCLVTVIAICVIYDLL, from the coding sequence ATGTTTTCAATCGTCATCATCCCTCTCGTCATCGGATATCTTCTCGATCTCATTTTTGGAGATCCCCGGAAATTACCTCATCCGATCGTGGCCTTCGGGAACATCATCGGGTGGTGTGAACGCCATTTCAACAAAGGGAAACACAAAAAACGGAATGGATGCCTCGTTGCCCTTATCCTACCGCTTTCCACCCTCTTGCTGGGAGGACTTATCGCGTGGGGAAGCTGGCTACTCCACCCCCTCGCGTATTACGGTGTCGCCTCCGTGTTCGTTTTCTACGGACTGGCCAACCACAGTCTTATACAGGAAGGAGGAGAAGTCATTCGGACCCTCGAAGAACAAGGATTGGAAGCCGGACGAAAACGCTTGTCATGGATCGTCGGCAGGGATACCAGCCAACTGCCTCCGAAAAAGATATACACCGCCGTACTGGAAACTATGGCAGAGAATTTAAGTGACGGGGTAGTTGCCCCTCTATTCTTTTATGCCTTGGGCGGATTTCCTGCCATGATGACTTACAAAATGGTAAACACGCTCGATTCCATGATCGGGTACAAGGATGCCCGCTACAAAGATTTCGGTTGTTGTTCGGCCCATTTGGATGATGTGCTGAATTATATTCCCGCCCGGCTAACAGCACTTCTGATTGCTTTAGCAGGCTACCGGAAAGGAATCTTCTCCTTCATCCGAAAATACGCCCGCCAACATGCCAGTCCCAACTCCGGTTACCCGGAATCCGCCATGGCCGGAATACTGGATTGCCGCTTCGGGGGACCCAACATCTATCACGGAATTCTCGTGGAAAAACCTTATATCGGGACAAATGACAGGGAATTATCGGTCAACGATTACAAACGGGCCACTCGCATCAATCAAACGGTATGCTTGGTCACGGTGATTGCAATCTGTGTAATTTATGACTTACTATAA
- a CDS encoding amino acid adenylation domain-containing protein, with translation MKKMDMLKDIVRAYKNYPDYVAFVIDDTSYTYQEVFARVRGIMPFVQDCPEDIIGIIAEDCIETYASILAVLLSGKTYVILHPNYPDSRNRNIAEATGMKQVLYGHDSRTRQGLPTEITCISTVKLRDEDREHAAWEQVQDENRNAYIIFTSGSTGVPKGVPISRKNLNAFYTAYHQLGWQLGPTDRMLQMFELTFDVSVVSTLYPLTLGASVYTVGTNQLKYMKVYELMEDEELTFAAMPPSLLQFLSPYFDEIHVPKLKYLIVTAEAANADLLQRFRGCAPNAEFVNLYGPTEATIYCTAYRIPPENCKQHNGMIAIGRPFSGLETIIMDEKGMPVAEGEQGELWVSGEQVMRGYWQDEDKSRQVFARFNGKEYYKTGDLCSVDSDGDIIYRGRKDYQVKVQGFRVELSEIEYRTKKFFPNETHAVVIPKKEDDGGCQLHLFVGTDSHEREALLHYLKEHLPVYMLPTEIHFLEEFPLNTSGKIDRKALTTLI, from the coding sequence ATGAAGAAAATGGACATGCTTAAAGACATTGTCCGGGCTTACAAAAATTACCCGGATTATGTAGCTTTTGTAATTGATGACACCTCTTACACCTACCAAGAGGTATTTGCCCGAGTACGGGGAATAATGCCTTTCGTGCAAGACTGTCCGGAAGACATTATCGGAATCATCGCGGAAGACTGTATCGAAACGTACGCCTCTATCTTGGCTGTACTGTTATCCGGGAAAACTTACGTGATTCTCCATCCCAACTACCCGGACAGCCGGAACAGGAACATCGCGGAGGCTACCGGCATGAAACAGGTCTTGTACGGTCATGACTCCCGCACACGCCAAGGACTCCCCACCGAGATAACATGTATTTCGACAGTAAAGCTGCGGGATGAAGACAGGGAACATGCAGCCTGGGAACAAGTACAAGATGAAAACAGGAATGCTTACATCATCTTCACTTCCGGAAGTACCGGAGTACCCAAAGGAGTCCCGATCAGCCGAAAAAATCTAAATGCTTTCTATACGGCCTACCACCAACTGGGCTGGCAACTGGGACCGACAGATCGAATGTTGCAAATGTTCGAACTGACATTCGACGTCTCGGTTGTATCCACCCTCTACCCGCTAACCCTCGGAGCCAGCGTCTACACGGTGGGAACAAACCAATTGAAATACATGAAAGTATACGAACTGATGGAAGACGAAGAACTGACTTTCGCGGCCATGCCTCCCTCTCTGTTACAATTCCTATCTCCCTACTTTGACGAGATCCATGTCCCGAAACTAAAATATCTTATCGTGACGGCAGAAGCGGCCAATGCCGATCTTCTTCAACGCTTCAGGGGTTGCGCTCCCAATGCAGAGTTCGTAAACTTATACGGCCCCACAGAAGCTACGATTTATTGCACGGCTTACCGAATTCCTCCCGAAAATTGCAAACAACACAACGGAATGATCGCCATCGGTCGTCCCTTTAGCGGACTTGAAACCATCATCATGGACGAAAAGGGAATGCCCGTGGCAGAAGGAGAACAAGGAGAATTATGGGTAAGCGGGGAACAAGTCATGCGAGGCTACTGGCAGGATGAGGATAAATCCCGACAAGTATTTGCCCGGTTCAACGGGAAAGAATACTATAAAACAGGCGACCTCTGTTCCGTCGATTCTGACGGGGACATCATCTATCGAGGACGTAAAGATTACCAAGTCAAAGTGCAAGGTTTCCGAGTCGAACTCAGCGAGATCGAATACCGGACAAAGAAATTCTTCCCAAACGAGACCCATGCCGTTGTCATTCCCAAGAAAGAGGACGACGGGGGATGCCAACTGCACTTGTTTGTCGGGACGGATTCCCACGAGC